A genomic stretch from Dama dama isolate Ldn47 chromosome 10, ASM3311817v1, whole genome shotgun sequence includes:
- the GPR146 gene encoding probable G-protein coupled receptor 146 yields MWSCPLNGTGGDDPLPCLHVQRALSALSLLYLLGGVPLGLGYNALLLLANLHDPGGMTMPDVYFANMAAAGLLLCALAPAHLLGPGAAGGATWDLGSEVHVSLLVLFNVAALVTLYSTALLGLDCYIERALPRTYMSSVYNTRHVCGFVWGGALLAGFSSLLFYICSHVAARLVECSRMQDAAAADAIMLLVGYLVPGLAVLYALVLLARVRKEDTLLDRDAGHPDPSAHRLLVATVCAQFGLWTPHYLTLLGRTVLAARGKPLDGHHVGTLLLAKDLSRFLAFASSAVVPLLYRHLDRNFPGKLRRLMKKLRRGHQSCSPDQAGAQPVTA; encoded by the coding sequence ATGTGGAGCTGCCCGCTCAACGGCACGGGCGGCGACGACCCGCTGCCCTGCCTGCACGTCCAGCGGGCGCTGTCCGCGCTGTCGCTGCTCTACCTGCTGGGCGGCGTCCCCCTCGGCCTGGGCTACAAcgcgctgctgctgctggccaACCTGCACGACCCGGGCGGCATGACCATGCCCGACGTCTACTTCGCCAACATGGCGGCGGCGGGGCTGCTGCTCTGCGCCCTAGCACCCGCGCATCTGCTGGGCCCTGGCGCGGCCGGTGGGGCCACCTGGGACCTGGGCAGCGAGGTGCACGTCTCGCTGCTGGTGCTGTTCAATGTGGCGGCGCTGGTGACACTCTACTCCACTGCCCTGTTGGGCCTGGACTGCTATATCGAGCGCGCGCTGCCACGCACCTATATGTCCAGTGTCTACAACACCCGGCACGTGTGCGGCTTCGTCTGGGGCGGCGCCCTGCTCGCCGGCTTCTCCTCCCTGCTCTTCTACATCTGCAGCCACGTGGCTGCGAGGCTGGTGGAGTGCTCGCGGATGCAGGACGCGGCGGCGGCCGACGCCATCATGCTGCTCGTCGGCTACCTGGTGCCCGGCCTGGCCGTGCTCTACGCGCTCGTGCTCCTGGCGCGGGTCCGCAAGGAGGACACACTGCTCGACCGGGACGCGGGCCACCCGGACCCCTCGGCGCACAGGCTGCTGGTGGCCACCGTGTGCGCGCAGTTCGGGCTCTGGACGCCCCACTACCTGACGCTCCTGGGGCGCACGGTCTTGGCAGCGCGGGGGAAGCCACTGGACGGGCACCACGTGGGGACGCTGCTCCTCGCCAAGGACCTGTCCCGGTTCCTGGCCTTCGCCAGCAGCGCCGTGGTGCCGCTTTTGTACCGCCACCTAGACAGAAACTTCCCCGGCAAGCTCCGGAGACTGATGAAGAAGCTGCGCCGTGGGCACCAGAGCTGTTCCCCGGACCAAGCGGGGGCGCAGCCGGTGACGGCATAG